A portion of the Leptospira noumeaensis genome contains these proteins:
- a CDS encoding dihydrofolate reductase family protein — MRKVIFAINTSTDGFYGHEGMVADEDLHQYFANILKNADQILYGRTTYQLMVPFWPDVARNQSMSEVTNEFAELFTSLEKILFSRTIKQVEDPNTRLAKKSLADEVNDLKQKPGKDICIGSLSLASQLSEAHLIDEYRFVVHPVIAGNGPRLFDTVRLPKTFRLDFLESKTFPSGSIALHYKTQR, encoded by the coding sequence ATGAGAAAGGTAATTTTTGCAATCAATACATCAACAGATGGATTTTATGGCCATGAGGGTATGGTAGCCGATGAAGACTTACACCAATACTTTGCCAACATTTTAAAGAATGCAGATCAAATTCTTTATGGGCGAACCACCTACCAACTGATGGTGCCCTTTTGGCCGGATGTAGCAAGGAACCAATCCATGTCAGAGGTCACCAACGAGTTTGCAGAATTATTTACTTCACTTGAAAAAATTCTTTTCTCCAGAACAATAAAACAAGTAGAAGATCCAAATACAAGGTTGGCAAAAAAATCTTTAGCGGACGAAGTGAATGATTTAAAACAAAAACCAGGCAAGGACATTTGTATTGGAAGTTTGAGTCTTGCTTCCCAACTTTCGGAAGCGCATTTGATTGATGAGTATCGATTTGTGGTCCATCCGGTGATCGCAGGAAATGGACCTCGGTTGTTTGATACAGTCAGATTACCAAAAACCTTTCGATTGGATTTTTTAGAATCAAAAACTTTTCCTTCCGGTTCGATCGCTCTTCATTATAAAACACAAAGGTAA
- a CDS encoding DUF3995 domain-containing protein — MILIAITLNSLLLSLAIIHVYWGFGGLWPGKTKQELIDLVFGKGEKFPSRFMCLFVAIFLALFSLLPIIWTLRVDLGFNSDLIFGLKLIMGIVSAIFFLRGSFGYAPFVTKHWKSIFVYYTKRIYNPVCLFIGLGFLILILQKIP, encoded by the coding sequence ATGATCCTAATTGCCATCACCTTAAACTCCCTGCTCTTATCTCTTGCCATTATCCATGTCTACTGGGGTTTTGGAGGTCTTTGGCCAGGAAAAACCAAACAGGAATTAATTGATTTAGTTTTCGGTAAGGGGGAAAAATTTCCCTCTCGTTTCATGTGTTTGTTTGTTGCTATTTTTTTGGCTCTGTTTTCCTTATTACCAATCATATGGACACTCAGAGTTGATCTTGGATTCAACAGCGATCTGATCTTTGGTTTGAAACTGATCATGGGAATTGTTTCAGCGATTTTTTTCTTACGAGGTAGTTTCGGTTATGCTCCGTTTGTCACCAAACACTGGAAGTCGATATTTGTTTATTATACAAAGCGAATTTACAATCCAGTTTGCCTTTTCATTGGTTTGGGGTTTTTGATACTTATCCTCCAAAAAATTCCCTAA
- a CDS encoding alpha/beta fold hydrolase: MKLIKYIVLFTCLIVLSVFVFYSSLRYFRESFSPEEIAPKNGRFVQTNDVKIYIQEMGDPKNPAVVLIHGMGSWSELWKETMIVLSQNGYYAIAIDLPPFGFSERPGSSELKSIQQAKRVVSIIDSLGLQNVHLLGHSFGGGATLHTALLIPERIISLQLVDIAVNLEEKKETAPSEPNLFERLWNFAFLRNRLLEVTATNPHLTKILFSQFVHSADCITDEKVKVIQMPMQLKATTSFFGDWLGEFIFHSDDQLAKDFKRSGKDLTMPIDLLWGDLDTVTPISDAETIQKSLTNSRLHIIPEVGHIPQLESPNNFHKILLSNLKDVK, from the coding sequence ATGAAACTAATTAAATATATCGTTTTATTCACTTGTTTGATTGTTCTCTCGGTTTTTGTCTTCTATTCAAGTTTACGATACTTTCGAGAATCTTTTTCTCCCGAAGAAATTGCCCCAAAAAATGGACGATTTGTACAAACTAATGATGTAAAAATCTACATCCAGGAAATGGGAGATCCAAAAAATCCAGCAGTCGTTTTGATCCATGGAATGGGTTCATGGAGCGAACTTTGGAAAGAAACAATGATTGTATTGTCACAAAATGGATATTATGCGATTGCTATCGATCTACCTCCTTTCGGTTTTTCCGAAAGACCTGGATCTTCCGAATTGAAGTCGATACAACAAGCAAAAAGAGTGGTGTCGATCATTGATTCTTTAGGATTACAAAACGTACACTTACTTGGACATTCTTTCGGCGGTGGTGCAACTTTACATACTGCCCTTTTGATTCCAGAACGTATCATTTCATTACAATTAGTTGATATCGCTGTTAACTTAGAAGAAAAGAAAGAAACAGCTCCTTCCGAACCAAACCTGTTCGAAAGACTATGGAACTTTGCATTTTTACGTAACAGACTCCTTGAAGTGACGGCAACAAATCCTCATTTAACAAAGATATTGTTTAGTCAATTTGTTCATTCCGCTGATTGTATCACCGATGAAAAAGTAAAGGTAATTCAGATGCCAATGCAACTAAAGGCCACTACTTCCTTTTTTGGAGATTGGCTAGGGGAATTTATTTTCCACTCCGACGATCAGTTAGCCAAAGATTTCAAACGGTCTGGAAAAGATTTAACAATGCCCATTGATTTACTTTGGGGAGATTTAGACACTGTGACACCGATTTCAGATGCCGAAACAATTCAGAAATCTCTGACAAATTCTCGTTTGCATATTATCCCCGAAGTTGGGCATATTCCACAATTGGAATCACCAAACAACTTCCATAAAATTTTATTAAGTAATTTGAAGGATGTAAAGTGA
- a CDS encoding FAD-binding protein, with product MKIKQLLPVTYLLLNYKGRIDRKIYWVASLFMWSNFYVFYQSLDYFFGEKSTWIIYPLMLWGVLAVSAKRFHDIGKSGNTILLTLIPIFGPLIVIYFLAFKKGESKDNQYGSIPGSEIDYYKNDDGTNIPHLKSTETIINDVTRLNPVIVSSVIRPESIEELVTFVKTSTGAISVGGGRFSMGGQTASPGSVHIDMRKLNQVIEYKPSEKWIKVQAGIRWCDIQHFIDKDDLSVKIMQTYANFTVGGALSVNCHGRYMGLGPVVLSVRSIDVILADGSLVKANRKENSDVFAGMIGGYNSVGIIVAVEFDLDDNVKVKQVSKKMKKNQYFQFFKYSIREDKKVIFHNADIYPPKYKNIRAVSWEFSLDKPTVRSRFMPLQSSYPIHRYFFWDFTESPFGKWRREYIVDPLLFFSKKVHWRNYEAGYDVLELEPSAREKSTYVLQEYFVPIEKFNVFSDRLCDILKRHKVNMVNISVRHAKADEETYLSWASKECFAFVLYYKQKVNETDKLKVAVWTRELMNASIEAGGTYYLPYQTHASREMFQRAYPKYKEIFALKDRLDPRFRFKNIFWDTYYKEKQNPVTTDSDFHQIFANVKWSDALYRFLQVIFNLYPEERFFQLISDITKQYKTDKEIYLQIVQRLNSVKPFHADLTYALPALIKQKKELSAQILELLGTNTTINGYLEIGTTGRYISSLKNKLKLNQKIYLVNSVSPKYNPVDILERGGIKKIGNFFPLNDYDPISNEIPTESLDLVTCLIGLHHIRLDKLDSFLQSINRVLRVGGKFILRDHDVKDPEMFRFVSLIHTVFNAGLKETWEYESAEFKKFRSIDEWVEILKNFHLQAGPERLLQKDDPSDNILMIFTKVSK from the coding sequence TTGAAAATCAAACAGCTTCTGCCAGTTACATACTTACTCTTAAATTATAAGGGACGGATTGATAGAAAAATTTATTGGGTTGCCTCATTGTTTATGTGGTCAAATTTTTATGTTTTTTATCAATCTTTGGACTATTTCTTTGGAGAGAAAAGTACATGGATTATTTATCCACTGATGCTTTGGGGTGTACTTGCAGTTTCAGCAAAACGATTTCATGATATTGGAAAGTCCGGAAACACAATCCTACTAACGCTTATACCCATTTTTGGTCCTTTAATAGTCATTTATTTCTTAGCCTTCAAAAAAGGAGAATCTAAGGACAATCAATATGGTTCAATACCTGGCTCGGAAATTGATTATTATAAAAACGACGATGGAACAAACATCCCTCACTTAAAATCAACAGAGACAATCATCAATGATGTTACGCGATTAAATCCTGTTATCGTATCCTCCGTCATTAGGCCTGAATCAATAGAAGAACTTGTAACCTTTGTAAAAACGTCTACCGGTGCAATCTCTGTGGGTGGGGGTCGGTTTAGTATGGGCGGTCAAACAGCAAGTCCAGGTTCAGTCCATATTGATATGCGTAAACTCAATCAAGTGATTGAATACAAGCCGTCTGAAAAATGGATTAAGGTCCAAGCAGGTATTCGTTGGTGCGACATTCAGCACTTTATCGATAAGGACGACTTATCTGTTAAGATCATGCAAACCTATGCAAACTTCACCGTTGGTGGTGCTTTGAGTGTCAATTGCCACGGTCGTTATATGGGATTAGGCCCAGTTGTTTTATCGGTTCGATCAATTGATGTTATTCTTGCGGATGGCAGCTTGGTAAAGGCAAATAGAAAAGAAAATTCGGATGTATTTGCTGGAATGATTGGTGGCTATAACTCTGTAGGTATCATTGTAGCAGTAGAATTTGATTTAGATGACAATGTTAAAGTCAAACAAGTCAGCAAAAAAATGAAGAAGAACCAATACTTCCAATTTTTTAAATATAGCATTCGGGAAGATAAAAAAGTCATTTTTCATAATGCAGATATCTATCCCCCCAAATACAAAAACATAAGAGCAGTTAGCTGGGAGTTTTCCCTAGACAAACCTACTGTAAGATCTCGATTTATGCCCTTACAATCATCTTATCCAATCCATCGTTATTTTTTCTGGGACTTTACTGAATCTCCTTTTGGTAAATGGAGGCGTGAATACATTGTTGATCCACTTCTATTCTTCTCCAAAAAAGTTCACTGGCGAAATTATGAAGCTGGTTATGATGTTTTAGAACTGGAACCATCTGCACGCGAAAAATCAACCTACGTATTACAGGAATACTTTGTTCCGATTGAAAAATTCAATGTGTTCTCTGATCGATTGTGTGATATCTTAAAACGCCATAAAGTAAACATGGTAAATATTTCTGTTCGTCATGCGAAGGCAGATGAGGAGACTTATTTGTCTTGGGCATCCAAAGAGTGTTTTGCCTTTGTATTATATTACAAACAAAAAGTAAATGAAACTGATAAGCTAAAAGTTGCTGTTTGGACTAGAGAATTAATGAATGCAAGCATTGAGGCAGGCGGCACATACTATTTACCATACCAAACACATGCTTCAAGGGAAATGTTTCAAAGAGCTTATCCAAAATACAAAGAAATCTTTGCTCTGAAAGATAGATTGGATCCTAGGTTTCGATTTAAAAATATTTTCTGGGATACATATTACAAAGAAAAACAAAATCCAGTTACAACTGATTCTGATTTTCATCAAATTTTCGCGAATGTTAAGTGGAGTGATGCTCTTTATCGTTTTCTGCAGGTGATCTTTAATCTTTATCCAGAAGAAAGATTTTTTCAGCTTATTAGCGATATCACCAAACAATACAAGACCGATAAGGAAATTTATTTACAAATTGTACAAAGATTAAATTCGGTAAAACCTTTTCATGCCGATTTGACTTACGCTTTACCAGCTTTAATCAAACAAAAAAAAGAATTATCTGCACAAATTCTAGAACTTTTGGGAACAAATACAACAATCAATGGTTATTTGGAAATCGGTACCACTGGAAGGTATATTTCGAGCTTAAAAAATAAATTAAAACTAAATCAAAAAATTTATTTGGTGAATTCAGTTTCGCCGAAATACAATCCAGTTGATATTTTAGAAAGGGGTGGGATCAAAAAAATTGGTAACTTTTTCCCACTCAATGATTATGATCCGATTAGTAATGAAATACCTACAGAGAGTTTAGATCTTGTTACGTGTTTGATTGGTTTACATCATATACGATTAGATAAATTAGATTCATTTCTTCAATCGATCAACCGTGTTCTGCGAGTAGGAGGTAAATTTATATTAAGAGATCATGATGTAAAAGATCCAGAAATGTTTAGATTTGTTTCCTTGATCCATACAGTATTCAACGCAGGTTTAAAAGAAACTTGGGAGTATGAATCTGCTGAATTTAAAAAATTCCGATCGATTGATGAATGGGTGGAAATTCTAAAAAACTTTCATCTACAAGCAGGACCTGAGAGACTACTTCAGAAGGATGACCCTTCTGATAATATTTTAATGATTTTTACAAAGGTATCAAAATGA
- a CDS encoding methyl-accepting chemotaxis protein, which produces MSAVTGNYLEKGSMIANTIRISFAIVMLSINIFFMIAIPTTEKTMSLILSTLEFVVLSYGVYTFWLYKQKKFYLKFAYISILLDIIIYASVFAIVVIMSKTPVEKVSIATLPFVMLVLLFVVIYSGFLLSYKLTMTVGYIAIFSLLLYVFLGVVGGAEIKFIATGTNQFGIPFVGINTIALICGVHMMSAVVKFMSNSSNEATKSAEEAKQKSDAANLTKQNIQSEAETLNKSVQEMLTFMDSLNSEIQTQVSSVEEISASMEELAASMDNASDFVKSQFTRIDDLNQESSVMDKILSEVYSSTINLAQTTDESKQYSFQVTTAMDSVSSNFEEIKESFQKVEEVNQILRDIADRTNLLALNASIEAARAGEHGRGFAVVAQEVAKLADSAQENASLISKIITQAAKQIVSGNAAASETKEKMGIQDKSFGILVSNLSDLKTKVEKQTSIHKSFLISFQDLFSLSKQLEVVASEQKIGTQEMSRALVSIEQSASSLASNTSHLRENVDELSKQSERLAKHI; this is translated from the coding sequence ATGTCAGCTGTTACCGGGAACTACTTAGAAAAAGGAAGTATGATTGCGAACACGATTCGTATTTCTTTTGCGATTGTGATGTTATCCATCAATATTTTCTTTATGATAGCAATTCCCACAACGGAAAAAACCATGAGTCTCATCCTGTCTACTTTAGAGTTTGTGGTTTTATCGTATGGTGTTTATACGTTCTGGCTCTACAAACAGAAAAAATTCTATTTAAAATTTGCCTATATTTCCATTTTACTCGATATCATTATCTACGCCAGTGTGTTTGCCATTGTGGTCATTATGTCCAAAACACCTGTGGAAAAAGTTTCCATTGCAACTTTACCATTTGTCATGTTGGTTCTCCTCTTTGTTGTGATTTATTCAGGATTTCTTTTATCTTACAAACTAACAATGACAGTTGGATACATTGCAATTTTCAGTTTACTTCTCTATGTTTTTTTAGGTGTGGTTGGAGGAGCTGAAATCAAATTCATTGCCACAGGAACAAATCAATTTGGAATTCCTTTTGTTGGGATCAATACCATTGCTTTGATATGCGGTGTTCATATGATGAGTGCTGTTGTAAAATTTATGTCGAATTCTAGTAATGAGGCAACTAAATCTGCAGAAGAAGCAAAACAAAAATCGGATGCTGCCAATCTTACAAAACAAAACATCCAGTCAGAAGCGGAAACTTTAAATAAAAGTGTCCAAGAAATGTTAACATTTATGGATTCTTTAAATTCTGAAATTCAAACACAGGTTTCAAGTGTAGAAGAAATCAGTGCCTCCATGGAAGAACTTGCCGCTTCCATGGATAATGCTAGTGATTTTGTAAAATCGCAGTTTACAAGAATTGATGATTTAAACCAAGAAAGTTCGGTGATGGATAAAATTTTGTCTGAGGTTTATTCCTCAACGATCAATTTAGCACAAACTACAGATGAATCCAAACAATATAGTTTTCAAGTCACTACAGCAATGGATTCCGTAAGTTCCAATTTTGAAGAAATCAAAGAAAGTTTTCAGAAAGTGGAAGAGGTGAACCAAATTTTAAGAGACATTGCTGATCGAACCAACTTACTTGCATTAAATGCTTCTATTGAAGCTGCGAGAGCTGGTGAACATGGAAGAGGGTTTGCCGTCGTAGCACAGGAAGTTGCAAAACTGGCAGATAGTGCGCAGGAAAATGCATCCTTAATTTCAAAAATCATTACACAAGCAGCCAAACAAATTGTCAGTGGAAACGCTGCTGCCTCCGAAACAAAAGAAAAAATGGGAATTCAGGACAAAAGTTTCGGAATTCTTGTTTCTAACCTATCGGATTTAAAAACCAAAGTGGAAAAACAAACGTCCATTCATAAATCGTTTTTGATTTCTTTTCAAGATTTGTTCTCACTTTCTAAACAATTGGAAGTTGTGGCATCAGAACAAAAAATAGGAACACAAGAAATGTCGAGAGCCCTTGTGTCGATTGAACAATCGGCCTCTTCGCTTGCATCCAATACTTCTCACTTACGTGAAAATGTAGATGAACTTTCAAAACAATCGGAACGATTAGCCAAACACATTTAA
- a CDS encoding LEPBI_I2678 family protein: MIQNIQSSKIKITLFLILFMSFNCATYMRNSSQELQIMGPENSSIYIENEKVGESLILTRSGFPELEKKPTKTIRVEKDGFSPESTEIESSFSLWFWGNILLLPAAPIGFITDYYLGYHKTYRPSAVVLNKLKENPSFKIQNKSASHEKFNQRVTQDKDKNISVSYGNLINVRLTKADESGKEIPGSEIKFAGLLTPNQEAVITSGRYLIQGTFEGEAYTGKSRIRYTAKVPGQAIIDLPGGGVGVFCGTIDFEKKGTGIRFLHINEEDTTIFQGLLPRFDFLRRIALSNCRDVFNPQDLKK; encoded by the coding sequence ATGATACAGAATATTCAATCTTCCAAAATTAAAATTACTTTGTTTCTCATATTGTTTATGAGTTTTAACTGTGCGACATATATGAGAAATTCTTCCCAAGAATTACAAATCATGGGACCAGAAAATAGTTCTATTTATATCGAGAATGAAAAAGTAGGTGAATCATTGATTTTAACAAGATCTGGATTTCCAGAACTTGAAAAGAAACCAACCAAAACGATCCGAGTGGAAAAAGATGGTTTCAGTCCAGAATCTACAGAAATCGAATCTTCATTTAGCTTATGGTTTTGGGGAAATATACTATTACTTCCTGCAGCACCGATTGGTTTTATAACAGATTACTATTTAGGTTATCACAAAACTTATAGACCAAGTGCCGTAGTACTAAACAAATTAAAGGAAAATCCAAGTTTCAAAATTCAAAACAAAAGTGCTTCTCATGAAAAATTCAATCAAAGGGTAACACAAGACAAGGACAAAAATATAAGTGTCAGTTATGGAAATCTAATCAATGTTCGATTAACAAAAGCAGATGAATCTGGAAAAGAAATTCCTGGTTCAGAAATCAAATTTGCTGGATTACTAACACCCAATCAAGAAGCAGTAATCACTTCTGGCAGATATTTGATCCAAGGAACTTTTGAAGGAGAAGCCTACACTGGTAAATCTAGAATTAGATATACTGCAAAAGTCCCAGGTCAGGCAATCATTGATCTGCCAGGTGGCGGAGTTGGTGTTTTCTGTGGAACTATCGACTTTGAAAAAAAGGGAACAGGTATTCGATTCCTTCATATCAATGAAGAAGACACTACAATATTTCAAGGTTTATTGCCAAGGTTCGATTTTCTGAGAAGAATTGCCTTATCGAATTGTAGGGATGTATTCAATCCACAAGACCTTAAAAAATAA
- a CDS encoding group II truncated hemoglobin, with protein MSKDNFNQKKIPTLFEWAGDMTTFEKLFGRFYEKVLKDDLLGDVFKNMSPDHVQHVAHFVAEVFGGEKLYTNLDKGSHSKMIGHHIGKMLSEEKRQRWVHLLLQTADEVGLKSDPEFRSAFVGYIEWGTRLAVINSQLIENPMATSEPMPKWGWGETGGPYQPNEN; from the coding sequence TTGAGCAAAGACAATTTTAATCAGAAAAAAATCCCTACACTTTTCGAATGGGCAGGCGACATGACAACTTTTGAAAAGTTATTTGGCAGATTTTACGAAAAGGTTCTCAAAGATGATTTGTTAGGTGATGTGTTCAAAAACATGAGTCCAGACCATGTACAACATGTAGCACATTTTGTTGCTGAAGTTTTTGGTGGTGAGAAACTATATACCAACCTAGACAAAGGTAGCCATTCCAAAATGATTGGGCACCACATTGGAAAAATGTTATCAGAAGAGAAAAGGCAGCGCTGGGTTCATTTATTATTACAAACCGCAGATGAAGTTGGTTTAAAAAGCGACCCGGAATTTCGTTCTGCCTTTGTAGGTTACATTGAATGGGGCACACGCCTAGCGGTCATTAATTCTCAGCTTATCGAAAATCCAATGGCGACTAGCGAACCAATGCCTAAGTGGGGTTGGGGTGAAACAGGTGGACCTTACCAACCAAACGAAAACTAA
- a CDS encoding arylamine N-acetyltransferase family protein, whose translation MNDHQFLDAYFDRIGYTGPRIPSLDLLNNITLAHVRSIPFENLDILLGKSINISLDSVFEKLIIQKRGGYCFEQNGLLLHVLQKLGFEVIPISARVRLDRPRDFTPPRTHVFLRVEHSGKSWFTDVGVGGVSLTSPIQFVQNTEQKTNHETRRIVYEGNRYFHQVLFPNGWADVCEFTLEEMPEIDRELANWYTSDHPKSHFKDRLIVARAGEDGKRFTLVNREFSERDKNGIANKITISSPKELINIIKEKFNLTFPLDTEFRTPGLQWDL comes from the coding sequence TTGAATGATCATCAATTTTTAGATGCGTATTTTGATCGCATCGGATATACGGGCCCTCGCATTCCCTCACTCGATTTATTAAACAACATTACTTTGGCACATGTTCGTAGTATCCCTTTTGAAAATTTGGATATTCTATTAGGTAAAAGTATCAATATTAGTTTGGATTCAGTTTTTGAAAAATTAATCATTCAAAAACGCGGCGGTTATTGTTTTGAACAGAATGGACTTCTATTACATGTTTTGCAAAAACTAGGATTCGAAGTCATTCCTATCAGTGCGAGAGTTCGTTTAGATAGACCGCGGGATTTTACTCCTCCGCGAACACATGTTTTTCTACGAGTAGAACATTCTGGAAAGTCTTGGTTCACTGATGTTGGTGTGGGTGGAGTATCACTCACATCTCCGATACAATTCGTTCAAAATACGGAACAAAAAACAAATCACGAAACAAGAAGAATTGTATATGAAGGAAATCGTTATTTCCATCAGGTTCTTTTTCCAAATGGATGGGCCGATGTTTGTGAATTTACTTTAGAAGAAATGCCTGAAATTGATCGTGAGTTAGCAAACTGGTATACGAGTGACCATCCAAAATCTCATTTTAAGGATCGTTTGATTGTTGCAAGGGCCGGAGAAGACGGGAAAAGATTTACACTTGTCAATAGAGAATTCTCGGAACGGGACAAAAATGGAATTGCTAACAAAATAACCATCAGTTCACCCAAAGAACTAATCAATATTATTAAAGAAAAATTCAATCTAACATTTCCGTTAGATACAGAATTTCGAACACCTGGTTTACAATGGGATCTATAA
- a CDS encoding c-type cytochrome: MDFPIFHLDFMGNRLLIAVIAILHVLINHSLAVGLAPLVTYFEYLGWKNKSQEMDQFASKVMFVGFVITTSLGAMTGVGIWLSASLVSPASIGSLIRVFFWAWFTEWIVFVTEVVLILLYFLTWKKSLQSEEAKKKHIKFGIALSIFSWITMAIIVAILSFMMDPGSWSQTKSFVDAVINPVYMAQLAFRTPVAMFMAGTVVLFLSVFFTEKGSPLRKSVTKTTSIWILGWSIWVVVGSIFYYSVIPDMMANNLSTAVGTMEFSNWYDSLLVVMGVGIISVIGISLYSLSGKNLPIALSIIPVLISFSLLTVFERAREFIRKPFVIGNYMYSNMFRIEEYPLLQKEGILKYATYVKHDSITEENIVEAGKDIFLLTCSRCHTSHGINSVVKKFQTMYGSPDLNPDAMVAYIQGMHNARYFMPPFPGSELEMKALVTYIQKTKDYPIPTEGAQETGVSISIKRGHQ, translated from the coding sequence ATGGATTTTCCCATATTTCACTTAGATTTTATGGGCAATCGATTGCTTATTGCTGTCATTGCCATTCTACATGTTCTCATCAATCATTCCTTAGCTGTTGGACTTGCTCCATTAGTTACTTATTTTGAATATTTGGGTTGGAAAAATAAATCCCAAGAAATGGATCAATTTGCAAGCAAAGTTATGTTTGTTGGGTTTGTCATTACAACTTCACTCGGTGCTATGACTGGAGTTGGCATCTGGCTTTCCGCAAGTCTTGTCAGTCCTGCATCTATCGGTAGTTTAATTCGTGTTTTCTTCTGGGCCTGGTTTACGGAATGGATTGTTTTTGTCACCGAAGTCGTTTTAATCCTCCTATACTTTTTAACTTGGAAAAAATCACTTCAATCTGAAGAGGCAAAAAAGAAACACATCAAATTTGGAATTGCCCTTTCTATTTTTTCTTGGATCACGATGGCTATCATCGTAGCAATTCTTAGTTTTATGATGGATCCTGGAAGTTGGAGCCAAACCAAATCTTTTGTCGATGCAGTAATCAACCCAGTTTATATGGCTCAATTGGCTTTTAGAACACCTGTTGCTATGTTTATGGCAGGAACAGTAGTATTATTCTTATCTGTATTTTTTACAGAAAAAGGCAGTCCCTTACGAAAATCCGTTACCAAAACTACCTCCATTTGGATTCTAGGTTGGTCGATTTGGGTGGTAGTTGGCTCAATTTTTTACTATTCTGTGATTCCTGATATGATGGCGAACAATTTGTCCACCGCAGTGGGAACCATGGAATTTTCAAATTGGTATGATAGTCTCCTCGTTGTGATGGGAGTTGGAATTATTTCTGTGATAGGAATTTCTCTCTATTCCTTGAGTGGCAAAAACTTACCGATCGCACTTTCGATCATCCCTGTTTTAATTTCTTTTTCATTACTAACTGTCTTTGAAAGGGCAAGAGAATTTATACGCAAACCATTTGTAATTGGAAATTATATGTATTCCAATATGTTCCGTATTGAAGAATACCCTCTATTACAAAAAGAAGGAATTCTAAAATATGCAACCTATGTAAAACACGATTCCATAACAGAAGAAAACATAGTGGAAGCGGGAAAAGATATTTTTTTACTCACATGCAGTAGATGTCATACTTCACATGGAATTAATTCTGTTGTTAAGAAATTCCAAACTATGTATGGATCACCAGACTTAAACCCAGATGCTATGGTTGCTTATATACAGGGAATGCATAATGCTCGTTACTTTATGCCCCCGTTTCCAGGTTCAGAGTTGGAAATGAAGGCTTTGGTAACTTACATTCAAAAAACAAAAGACTATCCAATCCCCACCGAAGGTGCTCAAGAAACAGGAGTCTCAATTTCCATCAAAAGAGGTCATCAATGA